The Streptomyces laurentii genome contains a region encoding:
- a CDS encoding glycosyltransferase (Glycosyltransferase family A (GT-A) includes diverse families of glycosyl transferases with a common GT-A type structural fold; cl11394;~glycosyltransferase [Streptomyces sp. C];~identified by MetaGeneAnnotator; putative), giving the protein MTRPMKLGAVVITMGNRPDDLRALLDSVARQEGDPIEVVVVGQGVEIPGLPAGVRSITLPENLGIPGGRNVGIEAFGPGGTDVDALLFLDDDGLLANTDTGELIRQAFTADPKLGIVSFRIADPETGITQRRHVPRLRASDPMRSSRVTTFLGGANAVRTKVFAEVGGLPDAFFYAHEETDLAWRALDAGWMIDYRSDMVLLHPTTPPSRHATYHFNVARNRVWLARRNLPALLVPVYLGVWLLLTLARRPSVPALKAWFGGFRAGWKVPCGPRRPMGWRTVWRLTRMGRPPVV; this is encoded by the coding sequence ATGACCCGACCGATGAAGCTGGGCGCCGTCGTCATCACCATGGGCAACCGCCCCGACGACCTGCGCGCCCTGCTCGACTCCGTCGCCCGGCAGGAGGGCGACCCCATCGAGGTCGTCGTGGTCGGCCAGGGGGTCGAGATCCCCGGGCTGCCCGCGGGCGTCCGCTCGATCACCCTGCCGGAGAACCTCGGCATCCCCGGCGGCCGCAACGTCGGCATCGAGGCGTTCGGCCCCGGCGGCACCGACGTCGACGCCTTGCTCTTCCTGGACGACGACGGGCTGCTCGCCAACACCGACACCGGCGAGCTGATCCGCCAAGCGTTCACCGCGGACCCGAAGCTGGGCATCGTCAGCTTCCGGATCGCGGACCCGGAGACCGGGATCACCCAGCGCCGGCACGTGCCGCGGCTGCGCGCCTCGGACCCGATGCGCTCGTCGCGGGTGACCACCTTCCTGGGCGGCGCCAACGCGGTGCGCACCAAGGTGTTCGCCGAAGTCGGCGGTCTGCCCGACGCGTTCTTCTACGCGCACGAGGAGACCGATCTCGCCTGGCGGGCGCTCGACGCCGGATGGATGATCGACTACCGTTCCGACATGGTGCTGCTGCACCCCACCACCCCGCCGTCCCGGCACGCGACGTACCACTTCAACGTGGCCCGCAACCGCGTGTGGCTGGCCCGTCGCAACCTTCCCGCACTCCTCGTGCCGGTCTATCTCGGCGTCTGGCTGCTCCTCACGCTGGCCCGGCGGCCCTCCGTTCCCGCCCTCAAGGCCTGGTTCGGCGGCTTCCGGGCGGGCTGGAAGGTCCCCTGCGGTCCGCGACGTCCCATGGGGTGGCGTACGGTGTGGCGGCTGACCCGGATGGGACGCCCACCGGTCGTCTGA
- a CDS encoding teichoic acid export ATP-binding protein tagH (ABC transporter signature motif;~ABC-type cobalt transport system, ATPase component [Inorganicion transport andmetabolism]; COG1122;~ATP binding site [chemical binding];~ATP-binding cassette component of polysaccharide transport system; cd03220;~D-loop;~H-loop/switch region;~Q-loop/lid;~Walker A/P-loop;~Walker B;~identified by MetaGeneAnnotator; putative;~teichoic acid export ATP-binding protein TagH [Streptomyces sp. PAMC26508]), with protein MADTNQDRVPTVIADDVHIVYRVNGGAGGKGSATAALSRILKGRKGEKERGVRKVHAVRGVSFTAYRGEAIGLIGTNGSGKSTLLRAIAGLLPTEHGKVYTDGQPSLLGVNAALMSDLTGERNVILGGLAMGMSREEIKSRYQDIVDFSGINEKGDFISLPMRTYSSGMGARLRFAIAAAKQHDVLMIDEALATGDRKFQIRSEERIRELRKEAGTVFLVSHSNKSIRDTCDRVLWLERGELLMDGPTDEVIKAYERETGK; from the coding sequence GTGGCTGACACGAACCAGGACCGGGTGCCCACGGTCATCGCGGACGACGTCCACATCGTCTACCGGGTCAACGGCGGCGCGGGCGGCAAGGGCAGCGCCACCGCCGCCCTCAGCCGGATCCTCAAGGGCCGCAAGGGCGAGAAGGAACGCGGCGTCCGCAAGGTGCACGCCGTACGCGGTGTCTCCTTCACCGCGTACCGCGGCGAGGCCATCGGCCTCATCGGCACCAACGGCTCCGGCAAGTCCACCCTGCTGCGCGCCATCGCCGGCCTGCTGCCCACCGAGCACGGCAAGGTCTACACCGACGGCCAGCCCTCGCTGCTGGGTGTCAACGCGGCGCTGATGAGCGACCTGACCGGTGAGCGCAACGTGATCCTCGGCGGCCTGGCCATGGGCATGAGCCGCGAGGAGATCAAGAGCCGATATCAGGACATCGTCGACTTCTCCGGAATCAACGAGAAGGGCGACTTCATCTCGCTGCCGATGCGGACCTATTCGTCCGGCATGGGTGCCCGGCTCCGCTTCGCCATCGCGGCCGCCAAGCAGCACGACGTCCTCATGATCGACGAGGCGCTGGCGACCGGTGACCGCAAGTTCCAGATCCGCTCCGAGGAGCGCATCCGCGAACTGCGCAAGGAGGCCGGCACGGTCTTCCTGGTCAGTCACAGCAACAAGTCGATCCGGGACACCTGTGACCGGGTGCTCTGGCTGGAGAGGGGCGAGCTCCTGATGGACGGCCCGACCGACGAGGTCATCAAGGCCTACGAGCGTGAGACCGGCAAGTAG
- a CDS encoding octaprenyl-diphosphate synthase (Geranylgeranyl pyrophosphate synthase [Coenzyme metabolism]; COG0142;~Octaprenyl-diphosphate synthase; Dimethylallyltran sferase; Geranyltranstransferase (farnesyldiphosphate syn thase); Geranylgeranyl pyrophosphate synthetase [Streptomyces venezuelae ATCC10712];~Trans-Isoprenyl Diphosphate Synthases, head-to-tail; cd00685;~active site lid residues [active];~aspartate-rich region 1;~aspartate-rich region 2;~catalytic residues [active];~chain length determination region;~identified by MetaGeneAnnotator; putative;~substrate binding pocket [chemical binding];~substrate-Mg2+ binding site) has translation MPPGNPAVDTADVAALLERGRALSTPVMRAAIDRLAPPMDTVAAYHFGWIDAAGNPTEADSGKAVRPALALISAEAAGAAPEVGVVGAVAVELVHNFSLLHDDLMDGDEQRRHRDTVWKVHGPAQAILVGDAMFALANELLLELGTVEAGRATRRLTIATRKLIDGQAQDISYEHRERVSVEECLEMEGNKTGALIACAVSIGAVLGGADDRTADKLEEYGYHLGLAFQAVDDLLGIWGDPESTGKQTWSDLRQRKKSLPVVAALAAGGPASERLAELLAADAKSSEFDSFSEEEFATRAALIEEAGGREWTSQEARRQHAVAVRALHEVELPEQVRDQLVALADFVVVRKR, from the coding sequence GTGCCCCCGGGGAATCCGGCCGTCGACACCGCGGACGTCGCCGCGCTGCTGGAGCGGGGCCGCGCCCTGTCCACGCCCGTGATGCGGGCGGCGATCGACCGCCTCGCGCCGCCCATGGACACCGTGGCCGCCTACCACTTCGGCTGGATCGACGCCGCGGGCAACCCGACCGAGGCCGACAGCGGCAAGGCCGTCCGGCCCGCGCTGGCGCTGATCTCGGCCGAGGCGGCGGGCGCCGCCCCGGAGGTCGGTGTCGTCGGCGCCGTCGCCGTGGAGCTCGTGCACAACTTCTCGCTGTTGCACGACGACCTGATGGACGGCGACGAGCAGCGCCGCCACCGCGACACGGTCTGGAAGGTGCACGGCCCGGCCCAGGCCATCCTCGTCGGCGACGCGATGTTCGCGCTGGCCAACGAGCTGCTGCTGGAGCTCGGCACCGTCGAGGCCGGCCGCGCCACCCGCCGGCTGACCATCGCCACCCGCAAGCTCATCGACGGGCAGGCACAGGACATCTCCTACGAGCACCGCGAGCGCGTCAGCGTCGAGGAGTGCCTGGAGATGGAGGGCAACAAGACCGGCGCCCTGATCGCCTGCGCCGTCTCCATCGGTGCCGTCCTCGGCGGCGCCGACGACCGCACCGCCGACAAGCTGGAGGAGTACGGCTACCACCTGGGCCTCGCGTTCCAGGCCGTCGACGACCTCCTCGGCATTTGGGGCGACCCGGAGTCCACCGGCAAGCAGACCTGGAGCGACCTGCGCCAGCGCAAGAAGTCCCTGCCGGTCGTCGCCGCCCTCGCGGCGGGCGGCCCGGCCTCCGAGCGGCTCGCCGAGCTGCTCGCCGCCGACGCCAAGAGCAGCGAGTTCGACTCGTTCTCCGAGGAGGAGTTCGCCACCCGCGCCGCCCTCATCGAGGAGGCCGGCGGCCGCGAGTGGACCTCCCAGGAGGCCCGCCGCCAGCACGCCGTCGCCGTCCGCGCGCTGCACGAGGTGGAGCTCCCGGAGCAGGTCCGGGACCAGCTCGTGGCACTGGCCGATTTCGTCGTCGTACGGAAGAGATGA
- a CDS encoding phytoene desaturase, pro-zeta-carotene producing (NAD(P)-binding Rossmann-like domain; pfam13450;~Phytoene desaturase, pro-zeta-carotene producing [Streptomyces venezuelae ATCC10712];~identified by MetaGeneAnnotator; putative;~squalene-associated FAD-dependent desaturase; TIGR03467), whose amino-acid sequence MRVTLLEGRPRLGGLAFSFRRGDLTVDNGQHVYLRCCTAYRWFLDRIQGAHLAPVQPRLDVPVLDVGHPRGPRLGRLRRTGLPVPLHLGWSLATYPHLSLAERASVGRAALALRGLDPADPALDDVAFGDWLRRHGQSARTIEALWDLVGVATLNATAPHASLGLAAMVFKTGLLSDNGAADIGWARVPLGELHDTLARKALDAVGVRTELRAKAERISRADDGTWTVEMPGETLRADAVVLAVPQRETHALLPDGALDEPGRLLGIDTAPILNVHVVYDRKVLRQPFFTALGSPVQWVFDRTESSGLTGPGQYLAVSQSAAQDDIDEPVAALRARYLPELERLLPAARGAGIRDFFVTRERAATFAPTPGVGLLRPGARTRAPGLYLAGAWTATGWPATMEGAVRSGFTAASAALGALGRPYDHPLQEAA is encoded by the coding sequence GTGCGGGTCACCCTGCTCGAAGGCCGGCCCCGGCTCGGCGGCCTCGCGTTCTCGTTCCGCCGCGGCGACCTCACCGTCGACAACGGACAGCACGTCTACCTGCGCTGCTGCACCGCGTACCGGTGGTTCCTGGACCGGATCCAGGGCGCCCACCTCGCCCCCGTCCAGCCGCGGCTCGACGTCCCCGTGCTCGACGTCGGCCATCCGCGCGGACCGCGGCTCGGCCGGCTGCGCCGCACCGGCCTGCCCGTACCCCTGCACCTCGGGTGGAGCCTGGCCACCTATCCGCACCTGTCGCTCGCCGAACGCGCGAGCGTCGGCCGCGCCGCGCTCGCCCTGCGCGGGCTCGACCCGGCCGACCCCGCTCTCGACGACGTCGCCTTCGGCGACTGGCTGCGCCGCCACGGCCAGTCCGCGCGCACGATCGAGGCGCTGTGGGACCTGGTCGGCGTCGCCACCCTCAACGCCACCGCGCCGCACGCCTCCCTCGGCCTCGCCGCGATGGTCTTCAAGACCGGACTGCTCTCCGACAACGGCGCCGCCGACATCGGCTGGGCCCGCGTCCCGCTCGGCGAGCTGCACGACACCCTCGCCCGCAAGGCCCTCGACGCCGTCGGCGTCCGCACCGAACTGCGCGCCAAGGCCGAACGGATCAGCCGCGCCGACGACGGCACCTGGACCGTCGAGATGCCGGGGGAGACCCTGCGGGCCGACGCCGTCGTCCTCGCCGTACCGCAGCGGGAGACCCACGCGCTGCTGCCCGACGGCGCCCTGGACGAGCCCGGCCGGCTGCTCGGCATCGACACCGCGCCCATCCTCAACGTGCACGTCGTCTACGACCGCAAGGTGCTCCGGCAGCCCTTCTTCACCGCGCTCGGCTCGCCGGTGCAGTGGGTCTTCGACCGGACCGAGTCGTCCGGCCTCACCGGCCCCGGCCAGTACCTCGCGGTCTCCCAGTCGGCCGCCCAGGACGACATCGACGAGCCGGTCGCCGCGCTGCGCGCCCGCTATCTGCCCGAGCTGGAGCGGCTGCTGCCGGCCGCCCGCGGCGCCGGGATCCGGGACTTCTTCGTGACCCGCGAACGCGCGGCCACGTTCGCCCCGACCCCCGGCGTCGGCCTGCTCCGCCCCGGCGCCCGTACCCGCGCGCCCGGCCTGTACCTGGCCGGCGCGTGGACCGCCACCGGCTGGCCCGCGACCATGGAGGGCGCCGTCCGCAGCGGCTTCACCGCCGCGAGCGCCGCGCTCGGCGCACTCGGCCGCCCCTATGACCATCCGCTGCAGGAGGCGGCATGA
- a CDS encoding hypothetical protein (identified by MetaGeneAnnotator; putative;~sequence version:1) produces the protein MLSVVDGEVAAAEREREAAEPGPAFEQGDPHAGLGQSKRAGDAGEPAADDDGVRAAVTRGCRAGGTLGAAGVVCGHAVSSREFPGSPGPPAAAGSRSGAFPTPERDAEAAARVARAGLTRAS, from the coding sequence GTGCTGTCCGTTGTCGACGGTGAGGTCGCCGCGGCGGAACGAGAACGCGAGGCCGCCGAGCCGGGGCCGGCCTTCGAGCAGGGTGACCCGCACGCCGGCCTCGGCCAGTCGAAGCGCGCTGGTGACGCCGGCGAGCCCGCCGCCGACGACGACGGCGTGCGGGCGGCCGTCACCAGGGGGTGCCGCGCCGGCGGCACCCTGGGCGCGGCTGGTGTCGTCTGCGGTCACGCGGTCTCCTCCCGTGAGTTCCCTGGCTCCCCTGGCCCGCCTGCGGCGGCGGGCTCCCGGAGCGGTGCGTTCCCCACCCCGGAAAGGGACGCGGAGGCGGCGGCCCGGGTTGCCCGGGCGGGCCTCACGCGGGCCTCCTGA
- a CDS encoding transcriptional regulator, tetR family (Transcriptional regulator, TetR family [Streptomyces venezuelae ATCC10712];~identified by MetaGeneAnnotator; putative) produces MAAISVGKTYHHGDLRNALIGAAVDLATEGGPERVVLREAARRVGVSPTAAYRHFEGRGALLAAVREHARHALADSMEDAVARQRADGSPLSAEARLAALCRGYVAFAVEQPGLYRSAFSAPRTEPGGPAGSAHDTDTDADCATAGGAAGPAAGRGGSEHGPAGAGVRAFGLLTDALDAVAAAARPPRAPRPAAEVAAWSAVHGLSLLLLEGPLRRLTAQRRDDVVESTLAMVVSGTRAP; encoded by the coding sequence ATGGCAGCGATCTCGGTGGGCAAGACCTACCACCACGGCGACCTGCGCAACGCCCTCATCGGCGCGGCCGTCGACCTGGCCACCGAAGGCGGCCCCGAGCGGGTCGTGCTGCGCGAGGCCGCCCGCCGCGTCGGCGTCTCGCCCACCGCCGCCTACCGGCACTTCGAGGGCCGCGGCGCGCTCCTCGCCGCCGTCCGCGAGCACGCCCGGCATGCGCTGGCCGACTCCATGGAGGACGCCGTCGCCCGTCAGCGCGCCGACGGCTCCCCGCTCTCCGCGGAGGCCCGGCTGGCCGCGCTGTGCCGGGGGTACGTGGCCTTCGCCGTCGAGCAGCCGGGCCTGTACCGCTCCGCCTTCAGTGCCCCTCGTACCGAACCGGGCGGCCCTGCCGGCAGCGCCCACGACACCGACACGGACGCCGACTGCGCGACGGCCGGCGGGGCCGCCGGTCCGGCCGCGGGGCGCGGCGGTTCGGAGCACGGTCCCGCCGGGGCGGGAGTACGGGCCTTCGGCTTGCTCACCGACGCCCTCGACGCCGTGGCCGCCGCCGCTCGCCCCCCGCGCGCCCCCCGGCCCGCCGCCGAGGTCGCCGCCTGGTCGGCCGTCCACGGGCTGTCGCTGCTGCTCCTCGAAGGGCCGTTGCGCCGGCTCACCGCCCAGCGCCGCGACGACGTCGTGGAGTCCACCCTGGCGATGGTGGTCTCAGGGACCCGTGCCCCCTGA
- a CDS encoding phytoene synthase (Phytoene synthase [Streptomyces venezuelae ATCC10712];~Trans-Isoprenyl Diphosphate Synthases, head-to-head; cd00683;~active site lid residues [active];~aspartate-rich region 1;~aspartate-rich region 2;~catalytic residues [active];~identified by MetaGeneAnnotator; putative;~substrate binding pocket [chemical binding];~substrate-Mg2+ binding site), protein MRSDASSRTTLGKAADENFPVAPFFLPREWRQDLMAVYGFARLVDDIGDGDLAPGGADARHLGVAPEQAEDRLVLLDAFEADLLRVFDPVAGPAHHPLLRALGPTVARHRLDPAPFLGLIAANRQDQLVRRYESYDDLLAYCELSANPVGRLVLALTGTATPERIRRSDAICTALQIVEHLQDVAEDLGRDRIYLPAEDLKRFHVTEDDLDRPTAGASVRALIAFEADRARGLLDAGAPLVGSVHGRLRLLLAGFTAGGYAALDAIADAGYDVLPGPPKAAKPSVMRRAGAVLLAARREG, encoded by the coding sequence GTGCGCTCCGACGCCTCCTCGCGCACCACACTCGGCAAGGCCGCGGACGAGAACTTCCCCGTGGCTCCTTTCTTCCTGCCCCGGGAATGGCGCCAGGACCTCATGGCCGTCTACGGCTTCGCCCGCCTCGTCGACGACATCGGCGACGGCGACCTCGCGCCCGGCGGCGCCGACGCCCGTCACCTCGGTGTCGCCCCGGAACAGGCCGAGGACCGGCTCGTCCTCCTCGACGCCTTCGAGGCCGACCTCCTGCGGGTGTTCGACCCCGTGGCGGGCCCCGCCCACCACCCCCTGCTGCGCGCGCTCGGTCCCACCGTCGCCCGGCACCGGCTCGACCCCGCGCCCTTCCTCGGCCTGATCGCCGCCAACCGCCAGGACCAGCTGGTCCGCCGCTACGAGAGTTACGACGACCTGCTCGCCTACTGCGAGCTGTCCGCCAACCCCGTCGGCCGGCTCGTCCTCGCCCTTACCGGCACCGCCACTCCCGAGCGGATCCGCCGCTCCGACGCGATCTGCACCGCGCTCCAGATCGTCGAGCACCTCCAGGACGTCGCCGAGGACCTCGGCCGCGACCGGATCTACCTGCCCGCCGAGGACCTGAAACGCTTTCACGTCACCGAGGACGACCTGGACCGTCCCACGGCCGGGGCCTCCGTGCGTGCCCTGATCGCCTTCGAGGCCGACCGCGCCCGGGGCCTGCTCGACGCGGGTGCCCCGCTCGTCGGCAGCGTCCACGGCCGGCTCCGGCTGCTCCTCGCCGGCTTCACCGCCGGCGGGTACGCCGCCCTCGACGCGATCGCCGACGCCGGCTACGACGTCCTGCCCGGGCCGCCGAAGGCCGCCAAACCGAGTGTGATGCGCCGGGCGGGCGCCGTCCTGCTCGCGGCGCGGAGAGAGGGGTGA
- a CDS encoding phytoene synthase (Phytoene synthase [Streptomyces venezuelae ATCC10712];~Trans-Isoprenyl Diphosphate Synthases, head-to-head; cd00683;~active site lid residues [active];~aspartate-rich region 1;~aspartate-rich region 2;~catalytic residues [active];~identified by MetaGeneAnnotator; putative;~substrate binding pocket [chemical binding];~substrate-Mg2+ binding site): MEGQSQPSAPVQAAYSYCEAVTGQQARNFAYGIRLLPTEKRQAMSALYAFSRRVDDIGDGPLPPAEKQERLEATRALLGRIRAGRVHEDDTDPVAVALADAARRFPIPLGGLDELIDGVLMDVHGRTYETWDDLKVYCRCVAGAIGRLSLGVFGTQPGAPGTERAAKAAEYADTLGLALQLTNILRDVREDALGGRTYLPAEDLAKFGCSDGFAAGTPSPGADFAGLVHFEVRRARALFAEGYRLLPMLDRRSGACVAAMAGIYRRLLDRIARDPAAVLRGRVSLPGHEKAYVAVRGLSGLDARHVSRRTVRRPA, translated from the coding sequence GTGGAGGGACAGTCCCAGCCGTCCGCGCCGGTCCAGGCCGCGTACAGCTACTGCGAGGCGGTGACCGGGCAGCAGGCCCGGAACTTCGCGTACGGCATCCGGCTCCTGCCGACCGAGAAGCGCCAGGCCATGTCGGCCCTGTACGCCTTCTCGCGGCGGGTCGACGACATCGGCGACGGCCCGCTGCCGCCCGCCGAGAAGCAGGAGCGCCTGGAGGCCACCCGCGCCCTGCTCGGCCGTATCCGGGCCGGCCGCGTCCACGAGGACGACACCGACCCGGTCGCCGTCGCCCTGGCCGACGCCGCCCGCCGCTTCCCGATCCCGCTCGGCGGGCTCGACGAGCTGATCGACGGCGTCCTCATGGACGTCCACGGCCGGACCTACGAGACCTGGGACGACCTCAAGGTCTACTGCCGCTGCGTGGCCGGCGCCATCGGGCGGCTGTCGCTCGGCGTCTTCGGCACCCAGCCCGGCGCCCCGGGCACGGAGCGGGCCGCCAAGGCCGCCGAGTACGCCGACACCCTCGGCCTGGCCCTGCAGCTCACCAACATCCTGCGCGACGTCCGCGAGGACGCCCTGGGCGGCCGTACCTACCTGCCGGCCGAGGACCTCGCCAAGTTCGGCTGCTCCGACGGCTTCGCCGCCGGCACCCCGTCCCCGGGTGCCGACTTCGCCGGACTCGTCCACTTCGAGGTCCGCCGCGCCCGCGCCCTGTTCGCCGAGGGCTACCGGCTCCTGCCGATGCTCGACCGGCGCAGCGGCGCCTGCGTCGCCGCCATGGCCGGCATCTACCGCCGGCTGCTCGACCGCATCGCCCGCGACCCCGCCGCCGTCCTGCGCGGCCGGGTCTCGCTGCCCGGTCACGAGAAGGCGTACGTCGCGGTGCGTGGCCTGTCCGGCCTCGACGCCCGCCATGTCTCCCGCCGTACGGTCAGGAGGCCCGCGTGA
- a CDS encoding ABC transporter permease (ABC transporter permease [Streptomyces avermitilis MA-4680];~ABC-2 type transporter; pfam01061;~identified by MetaGeneAnnotator; putative), whose translation MSDTTQDGGVATSARPSVDSGLSPAELAAKHGLTVSGARPGLGEYVRQLWGRRHFILAFSQAKLTAQYSQAKLGQLWQVVTPLLNAGVYYLVFGVIIGADRGMSHSVYIPFLVTGVFVFTFTQSSVMAGVRAISGNLGLVRALHFPRASLPISFALQQLQQLLFSMIVLAGVAVAFGSYPSLSWVLLVPALLLQFVFNAGLAMVVARMGAKTPDLAQLMPFIMRTWMYASGVMFSIPVMLKDKPGWIANLLQYNPAAIHMDLIRFALIDGYGGSNLPPHVWLVALAWSLVIGVGGFVYFWKAEERYGRG comes from the coding sequence GTGAGTGACACAACCCAGGACGGTGGGGTCGCGACGAGCGCCCGGCCGTCCGTCGACTCCGGCCTGAGTCCGGCCGAACTGGCCGCGAAGCACGGTCTCACGGTCAGCGGTGCCCGGCCGGGCCTCGGGGAGTACGTCCGCCAGCTGTGGGGCCGGCGCCACTTCATCCTGGCCTTTTCCCAGGCGAAGCTCACCGCCCAGTACAGCCAGGCGAAGCTCGGCCAGCTGTGGCAGGTGGTGACCCCGCTGCTGAACGCGGGCGTCTACTACCTGGTCTTCGGCGTGATCATCGGCGCGGACCGCGGTATGTCGCATTCCGTGTACATCCCGTTCCTCGTGACCGGTGTGTTCGTGTTCACCTTCACGCAGAGTTCGGTGATGGCGGGCGTCCGGGCGATCTCCGGCAACCTCGGTCTGGTCCGGGCCCTGCACTTCCCGCGCGCCTCGCTGCCGATCTCCTTCGCGCTCCAGCAGCTCCAGCAGTTGCTGTTCTCGATGATCGTGCTGGCCGGCGTCGCGGTCGCCTTCGGCAGCTACCCCTCGCTCAGCTGGGTGCTGCTGGTTCCCGCGCTGCTGCTGCAGTTCGTCTTCAACGCGGGCCTGGCGATGGTCGTGGCGCGGATGGGTGCCAAGACCCCCGACCTCGCCCAGCTGATGCCGTTCATCATGCGTACCTGGATGTACGCGTCCGGCGTCATGTTCTCCATCCCGGTGATGCTGAAGGACAAGCCGGGCTGGATCGCCAACCTGCTGCAGTACAACCCGGCCGCGATCCACATGGACCTGATCCGCTTCGCGCTGATCGACGGGTACGGCGGCTCCAACCTGCCCCCGCACGTCTGGCTGGTCGCCCTGGCCTGGTCGCTGGTCATCGGCGTGGGCGGCTTCGTCTACTTCTGGAAGGCCGAGGAGAGGTACGGCCGTGGCTGA